The window CCCAGAATAGTTTCGATGACTGACAGGCTGACGCCGTAAGCGGCGGGTGCCGATACACCGGGTGCCTGCCAGGCGGGTAGCACGTCCATATCAATCGTCAGATAAAGATGCGCCACATCCTGTAATTGTGCAGCCAGAAATTCACGGATTTGCGGCAACTGGCTTTCCTGCATCTGTGTGTCTTGCAAATAGGCGACATCCAGCTCCCGGGCCCGCTCAAACAGTGCCGGTGTATTGGATAGGAGTGAGACGCCCAGGCAGCAATACCGGACAGAGCGGCCGTGTTGTGCTGCATGTTCCAGTATCTGATCGAACGGTGTGCCCGAGCTGGCTGGTCGGCTGGTGCGCAAATCAAAATGAGCATCCAGATTCAGCACCAGTACGGTACCCGGCTGCGCGGTTGCCTGTAGATGCTGATCCAGTCCCAGATAACTGCCATAGGCGATTTCGTGACCGCCACCAATGACGGCCAGGCGGGACGAGGTGTTGAGCAGGCTGGCAATCCGGTTTGCCAGCTGGCTTTGCGCGTATTCCAGATTGTTGTCCGTGCAATGAATGTCACCGGCGTCATAGAGCTGTTGCAGTCGATGAGCGGGCAGGCCGGCCAGCGCCCGGCGTACATGATCGGGAGCCAGACGGGCACCGATACGCCCATGATTGCGGCTGACGCCTTCGTCGCAGCAAAAACCCAATACAACGGCTTGTCCGTTCAGTGCAGCGGGCAGCTCATCGCCCAGTGGCTGGGCAATTTGATGCAGTCGGCAGGTATCGCCGCGCTCGGCAGCGTCCACTCTGCCTTGCCAGGAAAATAGTGCATTTGTCATTATGTTAAGTGAAATTTAAGCGTTCAGGACGGCCTGCAGAAATGAACGGGTACGTTCATGCGTTGGCTGAGTGAAAATAACAGAGGGGGTATCTTCTTCAAGAATCACCCCATGATCCATGACCACCACTTTGTCGGCGACATCGCGGGCAAAACCCATCTCGTGGGTCACAACCAGCATGGTCATGCCTTCGCTGGCCAGCATTTT of the Advenella mimigardefordensis DPN7 genome contains:
- the hutG gene encoding formimidoylglutamase, producing MTNALFSWQGRVDAAERGDTCRLHQIAQPLGDELPAALNGQAVVLGFCCDEGVSRNHGRIGARLAPDHVRRALAGLPAHRLQQLYDAGDIHCTDNNLEYAQSQLANRIASLLNTSSRLAVIGGGHEIAYGSYLGLDQHLQATAQPGTVLVLNLDAHFDLRTSRPASSGTPFDQILEHAAQHGRSVRYCCLGVSLLSNTPALFERARELDVAYLQDTQMQESQLPQIREFLAAQLQDVAHLYLTIDMDVLPAWQAPGVSAPAAYGVSLSVIETILGMARESGKLRLLDIAEINPEYDHDGLTAKTAARLIWRYLQPAG